The following coding sequences are from one Ovis canadensis isolate MfBH-ARS-UI-01 breed Bighorn chromosome 25, ARS-UI_OviCan_v2, whole genome shotgun sequence window:
- the SYNPO2L gene encoding synaptopodin 2-like protein isoform X1, with protein sequence MGAEEEVLVTLSGGAPWGFRLQGGAEQRKPLQVSKIRRRSQAGRAGLRERDQLLAINGVSCTSLSHASAMGLIDTSGNQLVLTVRRVEDEGPVRSPSPGELQARSPLSPLSPEPPGAPVPQPLQPGSLLSPPDSEAYYGETDSDADGPATQEKPRRPRRRGPTRPTPPGAPPDEVYLSDSPAEPAPAVLGPPSQGDSRVSSPSWEDGTTLQPPPAEALLLPHGPLRPGPHLIPMVGPVPHPVAEDLTTTYTQKAKQAKLQRAESLQERSVKEAKTKCRTIAALLTAAPNPHSKGVLMFKKRRQRAKKYTLVSFGAAAGTGAEEEDGLPPTSESELDEEAFSDARSLTNQSDWDSPYLDMELARPSSGTAEDRGLGGQLSEASGRGAQLFEQQRQRAASITQQLAQEGPVATLNGQGLQSPPRPQSAPPEAALLPSSPSPAPVASPRPFLPGCGTSTSVPSIFNRSARPFTPGLQGQRSGTTSVIFRPLAPKRANESLGGLPSAPPPFLSPPQGTTPVPNFTSGVPSHVPVPASPSTPRPPGPVTATSSLYIPAPQRPVTPGGASEAPAPASGAAMTSTASIFLSSPLRPAVRPEAPAPSSAAPEPPSAREQRISVPAARTGILQEARRRGTRKQMFRSGNEETKNSPNPELLSLVQNLDEKPRAGGAESGPEEDALSLGAEACNFMQPPGGRSYKTLPHVTAKTPPPTAPKTPPPTTPKTPPPVAPKPPSRAFLDGLVNGAAPSAGIPETPRLQGRGGELFAKRQSRADRYVVEAPPGPGLGPRPRSPSPTPSLPSSWKYSPNIRAPPPIAYNPLLSPFFPHAARTHPSKTQSQGPRAATKQGIKALDFMRHQPYQLKTAMFCFDEVPPTPGPTSSGPPKTARVQEIRRFSTPAPQPTAEPLAPTVLAPRAATTLDEPIWRTELASAPVLSPPPPPESPRGLGTSPSSCGFQVARPRFSATRTGWQAHVWRPGAGHH encoded by the exons ATGGGTGCTGAGGAGGAGGTGCTGGTCACACTGTCAGGGGGAGCCCCCTGGGGCTTCCGACTTCAGGGGGGGGCCGAGCAGAGGAAACCTTTACAGGTGTCCAAG ATCCGAAGACGGAGCCAGGCGGGCAGAGCAGGACTCCGAGAGAGGGATCAGCTTTTGGCCATCaatggggtctcctgcaccaGCCTCTCTCATGCCAGTGCCATGGGCCTTATCGATACCTCAGGGAATCAGCTTGTTCTCACTGTGCGGCG GGTAGAGGACGAGGGACCTGTGCGATCTCCATCCCCGGGTGAGCTTCAGGCACGGTCACCCTTGTCTCCACTGAGTCCTGAGCCCCCAGGAGCTCCAGTTCCCCAGCCTCTCCAGCCCGGGAGCCTCCTCTCGCCCCCTGACAGTGAGGCTTACTATGGAGAGACAGACAGTGATGCTGATGGCCCAGCCACCCAGGAAAAGCCCCGCCGACCCCGCCGGCGAGGCCCCACAAGGCCCACCCCTCCAGGAGCCCCACCGGATGAGGTCTACCTGTCTGACAGCCCTGCAGAGCCGGCACCTGCTGTCCTTGGCCCTCCCAGCCAGGGTGACAGTCGTGTGAGCTCCCCATCTTGGGAGGATGGGACAACTCTTCAGCCACCCCCTGCCGAAGCCCTGCTGTTGCCCCATGGCCCCCTCCGGCCTGGCCCTCATCTCATCCCTATGGTGGGGCCTGTTCCCCACCCAGTGGCAGAAGATCTTACCACCACCTATACCCAGAAGGCCAAACAAGCCA AGCTACAAAGGGCAGAGAGCCTCCAAGAGAGGAGTGTGAAGGAGGCCAAGACCAAATGCCGGACGATTGCAGCCCTGCTCACCGcagcccccaacccccactccAAGGGGGTACTGATGTTTAAGAAACGTCGGCAGAGAGCCAAGAAGTACACCTTAGTGAGCTTTGGGGCTGCCGCGGGGACCGGCGCTGAGGAGGAGGACGGCTTGCCTCCAACCAGTGAGTCCGAGCTGGACGAAGAGGCTTTTTCCGACGCCCGCAGCCTCACCAACCAGTCCGACTGGGACAGCCCCTACCTGGACATGGAGCTAGCCAGGCCGAGCTCAGGCACAGCAGAGGACCGGGGGCTGGGAGGGCAGCTGAGTGAGGCCTCCGGGCGAGGGGCCCAACTCTTTGAACAGCAGCGCCAGCGCGCAGCCTCCATCACCCAGCAGCTGGCCCAGGAAGGTCCAGTGGCCACGCTCAACGGGCAGGGCCTGCAGTCTCCACCTCGGCCACAAAGCGCTCCGCCAGAGGCGGCTCTGCTCCCATCCAGCCCTTCGCCAGCCCCTGTGGCCAGCCCCAGACCTTTCCTCCCTGGCTGTGGAACCTCTACCTCAGTTCCAAGCATATTTAACCGTTCAGCTAGGCCCTTTACTCCCGGTTTACAAGGGCAGCGGTCAGGTACCACCTCTGTGATTTTCCGGCCTCTAGCTCCCAAGAGGGCAAATGAGAGCCTGGGAGGCCTCCCCTCCGCCCCACcgcctttcctgtctcctccGCAGGGTACCACTCCCGTGCCCAACTTCACTTCAGGGGTTCCCAGCCACGTGCCAGTCCCCGCTTCCCCCAGCACCCCACGTCCCCCCGGCCCCGTGACGGCCACCAGCTCCCTCTACATCCCAGCCCCTCAACGTCCTGTTACACCAGGCGGAGCCTCAGAGGCCCCCGCCCCCGCTAGCGGAGCTGCCATGACCTCCACCGCTTCTATCTTCTTGTCGTCGCCTCTGAGACCTGCTGTGCGCCCAGAAGCGCCTGCCCCTAGCTCTGCGGCCCCTGAGCCCCCCAGCGCTCGGGAGCAACGCATCTCCGTGCCAGCTGCTCGCACGGGTATCCTCCAGGAGGCCCGGCGTCGGGGAACCCGAAAGCAGATGTTCCGGTCAGGAAATGAGGAGACGAAGAACTCGCCCAACCCCGAGCTGCTATCGTTGGTGCAAAACCTGGATGAAAAACCCCGGGCTGGGGGCGCGGAATCTGGTCCCGAGGAGGATGCTCTGAGCCTCGGGGCTGAAGCCTGCAATTTCATGCAGCCACCAGGCGGCAGGAGTTACAAGACGTTGCCTCACGTGACAGCTAAAACCCCGCCTCCAACGGCTCCCAAGACCCCACCCCCTACGACTCCTAAGACTCCACCCCCAGTGGCTCCTAAGCCCCCTTCACGAGCGTTCCTCGATGGGTTAGTGAACGGGGCGGCCCCTTCGGCTGGAATCCCTGAAACACCAAGGCttcaggggaggggtggggagctgTTTGCCAAACGTCAGAGCCGAGCGGACAGGTATGTGGTGGAAGCTCCACCTGGTCCTGGCCTTGGCCCTCGGCCCAGAAGCCCTTCTCCTACCCCTTCACTGCCCTCTTCCTGGAAATATTCACCCAATATACGTGCCCCACCTCCTATTGCTTACAACCCACTGCTCTCACCCTTTTTCCCCCACGCTGCCCGAACTCACCCTAGTAAGACCCAATCCCAAGGGCCTCGGGCAGCCACTAAGCAGGGCATCAAGGCTCTGGATTTCATGCGGCACCAGCCCTACCAACTTAAAACTGCCATGTTCTGTTTCGATGAGGTTCCCCCGACTCCTGGACCCACCTCCTCAGGGCCTCCCAAAACTGCCAGAGTCCAGGAGATCCGCCGATTTTCAACTCCAGCGCCCCAGCCCACTGCGGAACCCCTGGCCCCCACTGTGCTTGCCCCCAGAGCAGCCACTACATTGGATGAGCCCATCTGGAGGACAGAGCTGGCCTCAGCCCCTGTCCTtagcccaccccctcctccagagTCTCCCAGGGGTCTTGGGACTTCCCCCAGCTCCTGTGGCTTCCAAGTTGCCAGGCCCCGGTTCTCAGCTACCAGAACAGGATGGCAGGCTCATGTGTGGAGGCCTGGGGCGGGCCACCACTGA
- the SYNPO2L gene encoding synaptopodin 2-like protein isoform X2 yields METFEPISQEPLSQASCDKAPNPVPELQDPFYAELQRAESLQERSVKEAKTKCRTIAALLTAAPNPHSKGVLMFKKRRQRAKKYTLVSFGAAAGTGAEEEDGLPPTSESELDEEAFSDARSLTNQSDWDSPYLDMELARPSSGTAEDRGLGGQLSEASGRGAQLFEQQRQRAASITQQLAQEGPVATLNGQGLQSPPRPQSAPPEAALLPSSPSPAPVASPRPFLPGCGTSTSVPSIFNRSARPFTPGLQGQRSGTTSVIFRPLAPKRANESLGGLPSAPPPFLSPPQGTTPVPNFTSGVPSHVPVPASPSTPRPPGPVTATSSLYIPAPQRPVTPGGASEAPAPASGAAMTSTASIFLSSPLRPAVRPEAPAPSSAAPEPPSAREQRISVPAARTGILQEARRRGTRKQMFRSGNEETKNSPNPELLSLVQNLDEKPRAGGAESGPEEDALSLGAEACNFMQPPGGRSYKTLPHVTAKTPPPTAPKTPPPTTPKTPPPVAPKPPSRAFLDGLVNGAAPSAGIPETPRLQGRGGELFAKRQSRADRYVVEAPPGPGLGPRPRSPSPTPSLPSSWKYSPNIRAPPPIAYNPLLSPFFPHAARTHPSKTQSQGPRAATKQGIKALDFMRHQPYQLKTAMFCFDEVPPTPGPTSSGPPKTARVQEIRRFSTPAPQPTAEPLAPTVLAPRAATTLDEPIWRTELASAPVLSPPPPPESPRGLGTSPSSCGFQVARPRFSATRTGWQAHVWRPGAGHH; encoded by the exons ATGGAGACTTTTGAGCCCATCAGCCAAGAGCCCCTCAGCCAAGCCAGCTGCGACAAAGCCCCAAACCCAGTTCCTGAGCTCCAGGACCCATTCTATGCAG AGCTACAAAGGGCAGAGAGCCTCCAAGAGAGGAGTGTGAAGGAGGCCAAGACCAAATGCCGGACGATTGCAGCCCTGCTCACCGcagcccccaacccccactccAAGGGGGTACTGATGTTTAAGAAACGTCGGCAGAGAGCCAAGAAGTACACCTTAGTGAGCTTTGGGGCTGCCGCGGGGACCGGCGCTGAGGAGGAGGACGGCTTGCCTCCAACCAGTGAGTCCGAGCTGGACGAAGAGGCTTTTTCCGACGCCCGCAGCCTCACCAACCAGTCCGACTGGGACAGCCCCTACCTGGACATGGAGCTAGCCAGGCCGAGCTCAGGCACAGCAGAGGACCGGGGGCTGGGAGGGCAGCTGAGTGAGGCCTCCGGGCGAGGGGCCCAACTCTTTGAACAGCAGCGCCAGCGCGCAGCCTCCATCACCCAGCAGCTGGCCCAGGAAGGTCCAGTGGCCACGCTCAACGGGCAGGGCCTGCAGTCTCCACCTCGGCCACAAAGCGCTCCGCCAGAGGCGGCTCTGCTCCCATCCAGCCCTTCGCCAGCCCCTGTGGCCAGCCCCAGACCTTTCCTCCCTGGCTGTGGAACCTCTACCTCAGTTCCAAGCATATTTAACCGTTCAGCTAGGCCCTTTACTCCCGGTTTACAAGGGCAGCGGTCAGGTACCACCTCTGTGATTTTCCGGCCTCTAGCTCCCAAGAGGGCAAATGAGAGCCTGGGAGGCCTCCCCTCCGCCCCACcgcctttcctgtctcctccGCAGGGTACCACTCCCGTGCCCAACTTCACTTCAGGGGTTCCCAGCCACGTGCCAGTCCCCGCTTCCCCCAGCACCCCACGTCCCCCCGGCCCCGTGACGGCCACCAGCTCCCTCTACATCCCAGCCCCTCAACGTCCTGTTACACCAGGCGGAGCCTCAGAGGCCCCCGCCCCCGCTAGCGGAGCTGCCATGACCTCCACCGCTTCTATCTTCTTGTCGTCGCCTCTGAGACCTGCTGTGCGCCCAGAAGCGCCTGCCCCTAGCTCTGCGGCCCCTGAGCCCCCCAGCGCTCGGGAGCAACGCATCTCCGTGCCAGCTGCTCGCACGGGTATCCTCCAGGAGGCCCGGCGTCGGGGAACCCGAAAGCAGATGTTCCGGTCAGGAAATGAGGAGACGAAGAACTCGCCCAACCCCGAGCTGCTATCGTTGGTGCAAAACCTGGATGAAAAACCCCGGGCTGGGGGCGCGGAATCTGGTCCCGAGGAGGATGCTCTGAGCCTCGGGGCTGAAGCCTGCAATTTCATGCAGCCACCAGGCGGCAGGAGTTACAAGACGTTGCCTCACGTGACAGCTAAAACCCCGCCTCCAACGGCTCCCAAGACCCCACCCCCTACGACTCCTAAGACTCCACCCCCAGTGGCTCCTAAGCCCCCTTCACGAGCGTTCCTCGATGGGTTAGTGAACGGGGCGGCCCCTTCGGCTGGAATCCCTGAAACACCAAGGCttcaggggaggggtggggagctgTTTGCCAAACGTCAGAGCCGAGCGGACAGGTATGTGGTGGAAGCTCCACCTGGTCCTGGCCTTGGCCCTCGGCCCAGAAGCCCTTCTCCTACCCCTTCACTGCCCTCTTCCTGGAAATATTCACCCAATATACGTGCCCCACCTCCTATTGCTTACAACCCACTGCTCTCACCCTTTTTCCCCCACGCTGCCCGAACTCACCCTAGTAAGACCCAATCCCAAGGGCCTCGGGCAGCCACTAAGCAGGGCATCAAGGCTCTGGATTTCATGCGGCACCAGCCCTACCAACTTAAAACTGCCATGTTCTGTTTCGATGAGGTTCCCCCGACTCCTGGACCCACCTCCTCAGGGCCTCCCAAAACTGCCAGAGTCCAGGAGATCCGCCGATTTTCAACTCCAGCGCCCCAGCCCACTGCGGAACCCCTGGCCCCCACTGTGCTTGCCCCCAGAGCAGCCACTACATTGGATGAGCCCATCTGGAGGACAGAGCTGGCCTCAGCCCCTGTCCTtagcccaccccctcctccagagTCTCCCAGGGGTCTTGGGACTTCCCCCAGCTCCTGTGGCTTCCAAGTTGCCAGGCCCCGGTTCTCAGCTACCAGAACAGGATGGCAGGCTCATGTGTGGAGGCCTGGGGCGGGCCACCACTGA